One segment of Ureibacillus thermophilus DNA contains the following:
- the ybaK gene encoding Cys-tRNA(Pro) deacylase, whose translation MKMKVMELTKKKMAKTNAIRQLEQKKVAFQVLTYESEGVIDGVSVAKKIGHPANHVFKTLVTTAGPGKMFVFIIPVEAELDLKAAAKVAGEKKVDMLPLKDLLATTGYVRGGCSPIGMKKLFPTFIDESAEQLDYIIVSGGKIGLQIQLDPKELAEMVCAKFAPVTKFNT comes from the coding sequence ATGAAAATGAAGGTGATGGAATTGACGAAAAAGAAAATGGCAAAAACAAATGCAATTCGTCAGTTGGAACAAAAAAAGGTAGCGTTTCAAGTGCTTACATATGAATCAGAAGGAGTTATTGATGGGGTATCAGTGGCAAAGAAAATCGGGCATCCAGCAAATCATGTTTTTAAAACTCTTGTGACAACGGCAGGACCGGGCAAAATGTTTGTGTTTATTATTCCTGTAGAAGCGGAGTTGGATTTAAAAGCAGCTGCGAAAGTTGCGGGAGAAAAGAAAGTGGACATGCTGCCTTTAAAAGATTTGCTTGCAACAACCGGATATGTGCGAGGAGGCTGTTCGCCAATCGGCATGAAAAAGCTGTTTCCAACCTTTATTGATGAATCTGCAGAGCAACTTGATTACATCATCGTCAGCGGCGGGAAAATAGGGCTGCAAATTCAACTGGACCCTAAAGAATTGGCGGAAATGGTGTGTGCGAAATTTGCACCTGTTACCAAATTTAATACATAG
- a CDS encoding YczE/YyaS/YitT family protein produces MRRMYLWRWGFYLIGLMIMSLGITMIIKGEDIGVNAWDVLHIALYKTIGLSIGSWVIITGLIIVAFTSLMYRSFPKIGTWLNMLLTGVFIDFFYWLLPDTDSFSFQLIYFIAGIFVLSFGTGMYISPNLGSGPRDGLMMWIVEKLGGSIKIARMSIELIVAVIGWLLGGPFGIGTVIIAIGSGYIVQFALPYCQGLLLKCIGEESLEGTKPFIQMR; encoded by the coding sequence ATGAGGAGAATGTATTTATGGAGGTGGGGATTTTATCTCATCGGCTTAATGATTATGTCATTAGGCATAACAATGATCATTAAGGGAGAGGATATAGGGGTCAATGCATGGGATGTGCTGCATATTGCTTTATATAAAACAATTGGTTTATCGATTGGATCATGGGTGATTATTACAGGGCTCATTATTGTTGCCTTTACTTCCCTCATGTACAGAAGTTTCCCGAAAATCGGTACATGGCTTAATATGCTTCTAACAGGAGTATTCATCGACTTCTTTTATTGGCTTTTGCCTGATACAGATTCTTTTTCCTTTCAGCTGATTTATTTTATTGCAGGGATTTTTGTGTTAAGTTTTGGCACGGGAATGTATATTTCGCCGAATTTAGGATCTGGACCTAGAGATGGGTTGATGATGTGGATTGTGGAAAAACTAGGGGGAAGCATTAAGATTGCCCGCATGTCCATTGAATTGATCGTGGCGGTAATCGGTTGGCTGTTAGGAGGCCCGTTTGGCATTGGTACGGTCATTATCGCCATTGGTTCCGGCTATATAGTACAATTTGCTTTGCCTTATTGCCAAGGGCTGTTGTTAAAATGCATCGGCGAAGAGTCGCTGGAAGGAACGAAGCCATTTATTCAAATGCGATGA
- a CDS encoding GNAT family N-acetyltransferase, translating to MTADITFRIATLEDLPIIVEIYNSTIPNRMVTADTEPVTVEDRLQWFHEHTPEKRPLWVVESEGNICGWVSLQSFYGRPAYHATVEVSIYLHEKYRGQGLGKKILSKVIEECPKFGIETLLAFIFGHNEPSLQLFYHFGFEKWGHFPEVAELDRVKRDLLILGKKIV from the coding sequence ATGACAGCTGATATAACATTCCGCATTGCAACACTCGAAGACTTGCCAATCATCGTAGAAATTTACAATTCCACAATTCCAAACAGAATGGTTACAGCAGATACAGAACCTGTAACCGTTGAGGATCGATTGCAGTGGTTTCATGAACACACGCCTGAAAAGAGACCTTTATGGGTGGTGGAGTCTGAAGGAAATATTTGCGGCTGGGTAAGTCTGCAGTCTTTCTATGGCCGGCCTGCCTATCATGCCACAGTAGAAGTTAGCATCTACCTCCATGAAAAATATCGGGGACAAGGGCTGGGGAAAAAGATTTTAAGCAAGGTGATAGAAGAATGCCCTAAGTTTGGCATTGAAACACTTCTTGCTTTCATTTTTGGACACAATGAACCAAGTCTTCAATTGTTTTACCATTTTGGATTCGAAAAATGGGGACATTTTCCGGAAGTGGCGGAACTAGATAGAGTAAAACGGGATTTGTTGATTCTAGGGAAGAAAATTGTTTGA
- a CDS encoding glycine C-acetyltransferase, producing MAKALDSFLEENLKLLKDQGLYNEIDVIDGANGPVIEISGKRLINLSSNNYLGLATNPLLKEAAKRAVDQYGVGAGAVRTINGTLDLHQQLEEKIAEFKGTEAAISYQSGFNCNMAAISAVMGKDDCILSDQLNHASIIDGCRLSKAKIVAYTHSDMDDLRKKAKEAAESGHYRKIMVITDGVFSMDGDLAKLPDIVEIAKEFDLITYVDDAHGSGVTGNGRGTVKHFGLEKDIDFQMGTLSKAIGVVGGYVAGKKALIEWLKVRSRPFLFSTAVPPGDVAATIAAIDMLMQSSERTEKLWENGNYFKEGLKRLGFNIGNSETPITPCIIGDEKLTQRFAKRLLEEGVYAKAIVYPTVPKGTGRIRNMPTASHTKEMLDEALAIYEKVGRELLGV from the coding sequence TTGGCAAAAGCTTTAGATTCGTTTCTTGAGGAAAACTTGAAGCTACTTAAAGACCAAGGATTATACAACGAGATTGATGTGATTGACGGGGCGAATGGTCCTGTTATCGAAATCAGCGGAAAAAGGTTGATTAATTTATCTTCCAATAATTACTTAGGGCTGGCGACAAATCCACTTTTAAAAGAAGCAGCTAAGCGAGCGGTTGACCAATACGGGGTAGGGGCAGGAGCGGTTCGCACCATAAATGGAACCCTCGATTTGCATCAACAATTGGAAGAAAAAATTGCCGAGTTCAAAGGAACAGAAGCGGCCATTAGCTATCAGTCCGGCTTCAACTGCAATATGGCGGCCATTTCAGCCGTGATGGGGAAGGATGATTGCATTTTATCGGATCAATTAAATCATGCTTCGATCATTGATGGCTGCCGATTATCAAAAGCGAAAATTGTTGCATATACTCATTCTGATATGGATGATTTGCGCAAGAAAGCGAAGGAAGCGGCGGAATCCGGACACTACCGGAAAATCATGGTGATTACCGACGGCGTGTTTTCAATGGATGGCGATTTGGCAAAGCTTCCGGACATTGTGGAAATTGCAAAAGAATTTGATTTGATTACTTATGTAGATGATGCTCATGGTTCGGGCGTCACTGGAAATGGCAGAGGGACAGTGAAGCACTTTGGATTAGAAAAAGACATTGATTTTCAAATGGGAACGTTGTCAAAAGCGATTGGCGTTGTTGGGGGTTATGTGGCTGGTAAGAAGGCGTTAATTGAATGGCTAAAAGTGCGTTCCCGTCCGTTTTTATTTTCTACTGCAGTGCCTCCGGGGGATGTGGCAGCGACCATTGCAGCGATTGATATGTTGATGCAGTCTAGCGAACGGACTGAGAAGTTATGGGAAAACGGCAATTACTTTAAAGAAGGGTTAAAACGTCTCGGTTTTAATATTGGAAATTCCGAAACGCCGATAACTCCATGCATTATTGGAGATGAAAAACTCACACAACGATTTGCAAAACGTCTTTTGGAAGAAGGCGTTTATGCAAAAGCCATTGTGTATCCAACCGTGCCTAAAGGAACAGGCCGAATTCGCAATATGCCGACTGCTTCTCATACAAAAGAAATGCTGGATGAGGCGCTTGCCATTTATGAAAAGGTAGGGCGGGAGCTGCTCGGGGTTTAG
- a CDS encoding nucleotide kinase, whose amino-acid sequence MKGSITKYFGQAMTGQGWKNLYKDIVREAKEVYFLKGIFGFNVSNLLKEIGYHYVNKGHDIEFFYDPLFENTIQATFIKGIDTLFLQSSKPSIEPTQLGTRDKVISFYECLDEAILIQHGERLKQLSEEAEKWHDQCFASLQMAIQIHDEWEEATQQHMDWKALEEQREELFDQIFNGILLNKTGVLTHRLFGTLTPDGAKDFLRNITRNLEKRYFIKGLPGTGKSTMLKQLAQDALKRGFDVQKVWCGLDSKSIDMVILPELKLCIFDSTAPHEYFPEDGREGDVIFDITKHCQLSDEAEAKIEEISKKYRKAILRATNYAKLYAEAEKEIREILDQATDFSKWKKQSSFLF is encoded by the coding sequence TTGAAAGGCTCCATTACAAAATATTTCGGGCAGGCGATGACCGGACAGGGATGGAAAAATCTATATAAGGACATTGTACGGGAAGCCAAGGAAGTCTATTTTTTGAAAGGCATCTTCGGCTTCAATGTTTCCAATTTATTGAAAGAAATCGGCTATCATTATGTCAATAAAGGCCATGATATCGAATTTTTCTATGATCCCCTTTTTGAAAATACCATTCAGGCAACCTTCATCAAAGGCATCGACACTTTATTTCTCCAAAGCTCTAAACCTTCCATCGAACCAACGCAACTTGGCACCCGCGATAAAGTCATTTCCTTCTATGAATGTCTAGATGAAGCAATTCTTATTCAGCACGGAGAAAGGCTCAAACAGCTTTCTGAAGAAGCGGAAAAATGGCACGACCAATGTTTTGCTTCTCTTCAAATGGCGATTCAAATTCATGATGAATGGGAAGAAGCGACGCAGCAGCATATGGATTGGAAAGCATTAGAAGAGCAAAGGGAAGAGCTGTTTGACCAAATTTTTAATGGCATTCTTCTGAATAAAACAGGGGTTTTAACCCACCGATTATTTGGAACGTTGACGCCGGATGGAGCAAAAGACTTTCTGCGAAATATTACCAGAAATTTAGAGAAAAGATATTTTATTAAAGGACTGCCGGGGACAGGAAAATCGACCATGTTGAAACAGTTGGCGCAAGATGCGTTAAAAAGAGGGTTTGATGTCCAAAAGGTGTGGTGCGGATTAGATTCCAAATCCATCGATATGGTCATTTTGCCGGAATTGAAGCTTTGCATTTTCGACAGTACCGCTCCCCACGAATACTTCCCTGAAGATGGAAGGGAAGGGGATGTCATCTTTGACATTACAAAACATTGCCAACTATCCGATGAAGCCGAGGCGAAAATTGAAGAAATTTCAAAGAAATATCGAAAAGCGATTCTCCGTGCGACGAACTACGCCAAATTGTATGCTGAAGCAGAAAAGGAAATCCGCGAAATTCTTGACCAGGCAACGGATTTTTCGAAATGGAAAAAGCAGTCGTCCTTTCTGTTTTAA
- a CDS encoding dihydrolipoamide acetyltransferase family protein yields the protein MATEILMPKLGLTMTEGTVEHWFVNEGDEVHAGDAVAEISSEKLTGEVVAPESGTIIKIVAQVGDVVPSKEPIAYIGKPGEQIGSPSTSAGTPEVQTVKTPVANEPAKTESNVKDDGERIFITPIARKMAKELGIDIRNVVGTGGNGRITRLDILRYQASMEKASPATDSVPAASTVSYGAGLAGLRKTIAQRMMRSVQTTAQVTNHRKVDITELMKFREDIKSKVKEPLDNNELSINTLLTKAVVLALKDTPDMNAWYHNGEYIRVEEVHIGMATAVEDGLVVPVVKNAHLMSLSQLGAAIKKVTTEARQGTLDGSLYSGSTFTITNLGGYEIEYFTPILNTPEVGILGVGAIQKELALENGEVVEKLKLPLSLTYDHQIIDGAPAAEFLGKIADYLQDPYRLLL from the coding sequence ATGGCTACGGAAATATTGATGCCTAAGCTAGGCTTGACGATGACAGAGGGTACAGTAGAACATTGGTTTGTAAATGAAGGGGATGAAGTTCATGCAGGTGATGCAGTGGCGGAAATCAGTTCAGAGAAATTGACCGGTGAAGTCGTTGCACCAGAGTCGGGTACAATCATTAAAATTGTCGCTCAAGTAGGAGATGTCGTACCAAGCAAGGAACCCATTGCGTATATCGGAAAACCTGGTGAACAGATCGGCTCCCCTTCTACATCGGCCGGTACACCGGAAGTACAAACCGTCAAAACACCGGTGGCAAATGAACCTGCAAAAACGGAATCAAATGTAAAAGATGACGGAGAAAGAATCTTTATTACGCCAATTGCCCGCAAGATGGCGAAAGAACTTGGCATTGATATTCGCAATGTTGTCGGTACAGGCGGCAACGGGCGAATTACCCGGTTAGATATATTGAGATATCAAGCCTCTATGGAGAAAGCATCTCCGGCAACAGACAGCGTTCCAGCCGCGTCAACAGTTTCATATGGTGCCGGACTTGCCGGTTTGCGCAAAACCATTGCCCAACGAATGATGCGCAGTGTCCAAACAACTGCCCAAGTAACGAACCATCGAAAAGTGGATATCACCGAATTGATGAAATTCCGCGAAGATATCAAGTCGAAAGTGAAAGAACCGCTTGACAATAATGAACTAAGCATCAATACCCTTCTGACAAAAGCGGTCGTTTTGGCACTAAAAGATACGCCGGATATGAACGCCTGGTATCATAATGGCGAATATATCCGTGTGGAAGAAGTGCATATCGGAATGGCCACGGCGGTGGAAGACGGCTTGGTCGTTCCCGTCGTCAAAAACGCCCATCTCATGTCCTTGTCCCAACTTGGCGCTGCCATCAAGAAGGTGACAACCGAAGCACGGCAAGGCACACTGGACGGCAGCCTTTACAGCGGATCGACTTTTACGATTACAAACTTGGGCGGTTATGAAATCGAATACTTTACCCCTATCTTGAATACACCGGAAGTGGGCATTTTAGGTGTCGGTGCCATCCAAAAAGAACTGGCACTGGAAAATGGTGAAGTGGTGGAGAAATTGAAATTGCCGCTCAGTTTAACTTACGATCACCAAATTATCGATGGTGCTCCTGCCGCAGAATTTTTGGGAAAAATCGCCGATTACTTGCAAGACCCATATCGTCTGCTTCTATAA
- a CDS encoding alpha-ketoacid dehydrogenase subunit beta: protein MAREILFMKAINEALDQAMAKDENIILLGEDIAGGAEVQHLEEANEDAWGGVMGVTRGLAPKYGRERVIDTPLSEMGYMAAAVGMAVTGLRPVAELMFSDFIGFCFDSIIGQGSKMRYMFGGKAKVPMTVRTMHGAGVNAAAQHSGSYYGLFGSIPGVKVVVPATPYDAKGLLLSAIEDDNLVIFSEDKTLYGMKGEVPEEYYTIPIGKAAIKREGKDLTIVTIGKMLYVGLEVADILEKDNISVEVIDLRTVAPWDEETVLESVKKTGRLIIIDESNPHNNTATDIASVVADKAFDYLDGPIKCVCAPNTPVPFAANLEKLYIPDANKVLTVATEIIDDLRVK from the coding sequence ATGGCTAGAGAAATTTTATTCATGAAAGCAATCAATGAAGCGCTTGATCAAGCAATGGCAAAAGATGAAAACATCATTTTATTAGGTGAAGATATTGCAGGCGGAGCGGAAGTCCAACATTTGGAAGAGGCCAACGAAGATGCTTGGGGCGGTGTAATGGGCGTAACCCGCGGTCTTGCGCCAAAATACGGCCGTGAACGAGTCATCGATACGCCACTTTCCGAAATGGGGTATATGGCTGCGGCTGTAGGTATGGCTGTTACTGGTTTGCGTCCTGTAGCTGAGCTGATGTTTAGCGACTTTATCGGCTTTTGCTTTGACTCCATCATCGGACAAGGTTCAAAAATGCGCTACATGTTCGGGGGAAAAGCGAAAGTCCCAATGACAGTGCGCACAATGCACGGTGCAGGGGTGAACGCAGCAGCTCAACACTCCGGCTCCTACTACGGTTTGTTCGGTTCAATTCCTGGCGTCAAAGTCGTTGTCCCTGCAACACCATATGATGCAAAAGGTCTTCTCCTCTCCGCTATTGAAGATGATAACCTTGTCATCTTTTCGGAAGATAAAACATTGTACGGAATGAAAGGCGAAGTACCGGAAGAATATTACACAATCCCAATTGGCAAAGCTGCCATCAAACGTGAAGGTAAAGACTTGACAATTGTTACCATTGGAAAAATGTTGTACGTCGGCTTAGAAGTTGCAGACATTTTAGAAAAGGACAATATCTCAGTCGAAGTCATTGACTTGCGCACTGTTGCACCATGGGATGAAGAAACAGTACTGGAGTCTGTGAAGAAAACAGGCCGCTTAATTATCATCGATGAATCCAATCCGCACAACAACACGGCAACTGATATCGCTTCAGTTGTAGCAGACAAAGCCTTTGATTATTTAGATGGACCGATCAAATGCGTATGCGCGCCAAACACACCTGTTCCGTTTGCTGCTAATCTTGAAAAATTATATATCCCAGATGCTAATAAAGTATTGACAGTAGCGACAGAAATTATCGATGACTTGAGAGTTAAATAG
- a CDS encoding thiamine pyrophosphate-dependent dehydrogenase E1 component subunit alpha → MYKSMEDIRNFEENVKRFFAAGEIPGFVHLYAGEEAIAVGVCAHLTDEDYITSTHRGHGHCIAKGGDLKGMMAEIFGKATGLCKGKGGSMHIADMNKGILGANGMVGGGFGLATGAAMRNKYKKTDRVAVCFFGDGAANEGVFHECLNMASIWKLPVIFVCENNLFAESTPQWYSSASRTIAERAAAYNMPGVRVNGKDVVAVYEAAGEAIERARKGEGPTLIECVTYRNHGHFEGDEQTYKAPSGEEKEWAEVDPLEVFRQYAIENGLLTEEELDQLREESVRDIEEAIEFAKKSPEPSPESLYQDVFAD, encoded by the coding sequence ATGTATAAATCCATGGAGGATATCCGCAATTTTGAAGAAAATGTAAAACGTTTCTTCGCTGCCGGGGAAATTCCGGGGTTTGTGCACTTATACGCCGGTGAAGAAGCGATTGCTGTTGGTGTTTGTGCCCACCTGACAGATGAAGACTACATAACAAGCACCCATCGAGGACACGGGCATTGTATTGCCAAAGGCGGCGATTTAAAAGGAATGATGGCTGAAATCTTTGGGAAAGCCACAGGTCTTTGCAAAGGTAAAGGCGGTTCCATGCACATTGCCGACATGAATAAAGGAATTTTAGGCGCCAATGGAATGGTTGGAGGCGGTTTCGGACTGGCAACAGGTGCTGCCATGCGCAACAAATATAAGAAAACGGACCGGGTTGCCGTTTGCTTCTTCGGTGATGGTGCAGCTAATGAAGGTGTATTCCATGAATGTTTGAATATGGCATCCATTTGGAAGTTGCCGGTGATTTTTGTATGTGAGAATAACCTTTTCGCCGAATCCACTCCACAATGGTATTCTTCCGCTTCCCGCACAATCGCGGAAAGAGCGGCCGCCTACAATATGCCTGGGGTTCGGGTGAACGGAAAAGATGTTGTCGCCGTTTATGAAGCGGCCGGCGAAGCAATCGAACGCGCACGCAAAGGTGAAGGACCAACACTAATAGAATGCGTCACTTACCGGAACCACGGACACTTTGAAGGTGACGAACAAACTTACAAAGCGCCTAGCGGAGAAGAAAAAGAATGGGCGGAAGTGGATCCGCTTGAAGTATTCCGTCAATACGCCATCGAAAACGGCTTATTGACTGAAGAAGAGTTGGATCAATTGAGGGAAGAATCCGTTCGCGATATTGAAGAAGCGATTGAATTTGCGAAAAAAAGTCCAGAACCATCACCTGAATCACTCTATCAAGATGTTTTTGCGGACTAA
- the lpdA gene encoding dihydrolipoyl dehydrogenase → MKTYDVLIIGAGPGGYVAAEEAAQLGNSVAVIEKNAVGGCCLNVGCIPSKAYLQYSHWLSAVQALNANGLSVTVNQIDFPSVVKRKNKIISTLQSGIHMTFKKNGIHYIAGEAKYVEGKIFEVNGERYYGKNVLLATGGAPFIPNIPGLSDIDYLTTNTFFDMETLPNQLAIIGGGVIGVELAYAMKSFGADVTIIEAAPDILLTVDLEARAIVKEKLRSLGIKIITKASIQQVKKGKVVLSGHGEIPFDQLLVATGRKQNLEIPKAMGLELDEKQQFVKVNEYYETSMKHVYAVGDLIGGYTLAHSASAEGIKAVRAMSGKKERPVSPYSIPRPLFIEPEVSEFGMSEEEARKKGYDVIVEKMPFSFNGRAIAANETEGFVKIISERRYREILGAVIVGPNAADLIHQILAVHEAEGTVDELANTVFAHPTISELIHDTAKKILKHQ, encoded by the coding sequence TTGAAAACTTATGATGTACTCATTATCGGAGCAGGACCTGGGGGATATGTTGCGGCGGAAGAAGCGGCACAGCTCGGGAATTCAGTGGCGGTGATTGAAAAAAATGCCGTTGGCGGCTGCTGTCTCAATGTGGGTTGCATCCCTTCCAAAGCTTATTTGCAATACAGCCACTGGTTGTCCGCCGTACAGGCCCTTAATGCAAACGGTTTATCCGTAACAGTGAATCAAATCGATTTCCCATCCGTTGTGAAAAGAAAAAACAAAATTATCTCCACCTTACAATCCGGCATTCACATGACCTTTAAAAAGAATGGCATCCATTATATTGCAGGCGAAGCGAAATACGTGGAAGGAAAAATTTTCGAAGTGAATGGAGAGCGATACTACGGAAAAAATGTGTTGCTTGCCACAGGCGGTGCCCCCTTCATCCCGAACATCCCAGGTTTGAGCGATATAGATTATTTGACGACGAACACCTTTTTTGACATGGAAACATTACCGAATCAATTGGCCATCATCGGCGGCGGTGTGATTGGTGTGGAATTGGCCTATGCCATGAAAAGTTTCGGCGCCGATGTCACGATTATCGAAGCCGCACCGGACATATTGCTGACGGTTGATCTGGAAGCCCGTGCCATTGTAAAAGAAAAGCTTCGAAGCTTAGGAATAAAAATCATCACAAAAGCGTCCATACAGCAAGTGAAAAAAGGAAAGGTTGTCCTTTCCGGCCATGGGGAAATTCCTTTTGACCAACTTTTGGTGGCAACGGGGAGAAAACAAAACCTTGAGATTCCAAAAGCGATGGGACTTGAGTTGGATGAAAAACAGCAATTTGTGAAAGTCAATGAATATTATGAAACAAGCATGAAACATGTTTATGCCGTTGGCGATCTAATCGGCGGCTATACTCTCGCCCATTCGGCCAGCGCGGAAGGCATCAAAGCCGTCCGGGCCATGAGCGGCAAAAAAGAAAGGCCCGTATCGCCATACAGCATCCCCCGCCCCCTATTCATCGAACCGGAAGTATCCGAATTCGGGATGAGTGAAGAAGAAGCAAGAAAAAAAGGCTATGACGTAATTGTCGAAAAAATGCCGTTTTCATTCAATGGACGGGCCATTGCCGCCAATGAAACAGAAGGATTTGTCAAAATCATATCCGAAAGGAGATATCGGGAAATATTGGGAGCCGTGATTGTCGGACCCAATGCGGCGGACCTGATTCACCAAATTCTTGCCGTCCATGAAGCGGAAGGTACTGTTGATGAATTGGCAAACACAGTCTTCGCCCACCCTACCATTTCTGAGTTGATCCATGATACAGCCAAAAAAATATTAAAACATCAATAA